A single genomic interval of Lathyrus oleraceus cultivar Zhongwan6 chromosome 7, CAAS_Psat_ZW6_1.0, whole genome shotgun sequence harbors:
- the LOC127101261 gene encoding O-fucosyltransferase 20, giving the protein MAKSKNNAKKLSYISVPSQIINSISSSSIQSLLDQTPKKSSKASSKFFITLTTKWKRPRLFLFFTLFLLGVFSMLKFGFNLEIPFSLYPCATNPSISNGFHSKSELGFVSINKNEIFNAALLSKSELGTVSMKKDEILNDNGMLEDKGPSGVDLMDQEKGEFWKQPDGLGYRPCLDFSRDYRRDSDGVLKNRRRYLMVVVSGGLNQQRNQIVDAVVIARILGAALVVPILQVNVIWGDESEFADIFDFEHFKNVLANDVRVVSSLPSTHLMTKPVEGSPPLHVTPSWIRSRYLRRFNREGVLLLRGLDSRLSKDLPSDLQKLRCKVAFSALRFAKPVQELGNKIAERMKSKGPYLALHLRMEKDVWVRTGCLPGLSPEFDEIVKSERIQRPELLTGRSNMTYHERKMAGLCPLTAMDVTRLLKALGAQKDARIYWAGGQPLGGKEALHPLIHEFPHLYNKEDLALRGELEPFAKKASIMAAIDYIVSEKSDVFMPSHGGNMGHAIQGHRAYAGHKKYITPNKRQMLPYFLNPSLPEAEFNSIVKELHQNSLGQPELRTSKAGRDVTKYPVPECMCSSQSDS; this is encoded by the exons ATGGCTAAGTCAAAGAACAATGCAAAGAAACTCTCATACATCTCAGTTCCTTCTCAAATCATCAATTCCATTTCATCATCTTCTATTCAATCTTTACTTGATCAAACCCCAAAGAAATCATCCAAAGCTTCCTCAAAGTTCTTCATCACCTTAACAACAAAATGGAAAAGGCCAAGACTGTTTTTGTTCTTCACACTCTTTTTACTTGGTGTATTTTCCATGTTGAAGTTTGGTTTCAATCTAGAAATCCCATTTTCTCTCTACCCTTGTGCTACAAACCCCTCCATCTCAAATGGGTTTCATTCAAAATCTGAACTTGGGTTTGTTTCAATTAATAAAAATGAGATTTTTAATGCTGCTCTTTTGTCAAAATCTGAACTTGGGACTGTTTCAATGAAAAAAGATGAGATTTTGAATGATAATGGGATGTTGGAAGATAAGGGTCCTAGTGGAGTTGACTTGATGGATCAGGAAAAGGGTGAGTTTTGGAAGCAACCAGATGGGTTAGGGTATAGGCCTTGTTTGGATTTTAGCAGAGATTATAGAAGAGACAGTGATGGGGTTTTGAAGAATAGGAGAAGGTATCTTATGGTGGTTGTTTCTGGTGGGTTGAATCAGCAGAGGAATCAAATTGTTGATGCTGTTGTCATTGCTAGGATTCTTGGTGCTGCTTTGGTTGTTCCTATATTGCAAGTTAATGTGATTTGGGGAGATGAAAG TGAATTTGCTGATATATTTGATTTTGAGCACTTCAAGAATGTTCTTGCTAATGATGTGAGGGTGGTTTCGTCGTTGCCATCGACACACCTGATGACAAAGCCGGTGGAAGGAAGCCCTCCCCTTCATGTCACTCCTAGTTGGATCCGTTCGCGCTATCTCAGAAGA TTCAATAGAGAAGGTGTTTTGCTTTTACGCGGCTTGGATTCAAGGCTATCGAAGGATCTTCCTTCGGATCTTCAGAAGCTTCGATGCAAG GTTGCTTTTAGTGCATTGAGGTTTGCAAAACCAGTTCAAGAACTCGGCAACAAGATTGCGGAGAGAATGAAAAGCAAGGGACCCTACCTTGCCCTTCATCTAAGAATGGAAAAAGACGTGTGGGTGAGGACTGGTTGTTTACCTGGTCTGAGTCCTGAGTTTGACGAGATCGTAAAGAGTGAGAGGATACAACGGCCGGAACTCTTGACCGGAAGATCAAACATGACTTACCATGAAAGAAAGATGGCTGGTCTTTGTCCCTTGACTGCCATGGATGTTACCAG GTTGCTTAAAGCTTTAGGAGCTCAAAAAGACGCAAGAATTTATTGGGCCGGGGGACAACCCTTGGGCGGAAAAGAAGCATTGCATCCATTAATCCACGAGTTTCCACATCTTTACAATAAGGAGGATCTTGCATTGCGAGGTGAACTAGAACCATTTGCAAAGAAAGCTTCTATAATGGCTGCCATAGATTACATAGTTTCTGAGAAGAGCGACGTTTTCATGCCGTCTCATGGAGGAAACATGGGTCATGCAATTCAG GGTCACAGGGCTTACGCCGGACACAAGAAATATATAACCCCGAATAAAAGACAGATGCTTCCCTATTTTCTGAATCCTTCCCTCCCTGAGGCAGAGTTTAACAGCATCGTCAAGGAACTGCATCAGAACTCATTAGGACAGCCGGAGCTCCGGACTAGCAAGGCCGGAAGGGATGTCACCAAGTATCCGGTCCCTGAATGCATGTGCAGCTCACAGTCGGATTCATGA